The stretch of DNA TTTTATAGTTAAATTGGCCCAGACTTGGGCAGTAGGAGCCCTTTCAAGCTGATATCTGTGTCCATTTACATATCCCCATCATTATTtagcacttccttactttctgggaCAATAAGACTATTTCAAGCTTATCATATACTTGCTATATGATATATATGCATTACAAGCTTATCATACACTTGCTTATCATATACCTGCTATCCCCCTGGGACCAgctatttctccaaggagctttGGCTCTCTTAAATGAAGAATGATATTTAGAAACTAAGATCTTGTACTAGGTATATTTATTACTACTGGAGTATCATGGCTTTTGGCTTTTTTAGCAGAGAGACCTATGAATTATCCCAGGCTTTTGAATCTCTCTCAATGTTCCCATAAAATGATTGTCTAGGTCTGTGCTTGAACACGTCATTATTTGAGGATATGCTCCAGAGACAGTCTTTTCTATTGTTGCGCAGCTTTGGTACTTGATGACATTTACATTTGAAAACAGTGGTCATTGGTTTCCTCTACTAAGTCTTGTCTTTATGCTAAAAATCTGCAACTCCTTTACTGTCACTATTCTCATGACAGAGTTTTAAGATCCACTCATCATTCTGGTTATTCTGTTCTGCTCTTACTTCAGTTCACTAATATCTCTCTTTAAAGATTGGCATCTAGAATGAAATGTACTATTTCAAGCAATGAAATGTACTATTTCCCCTCACTACAGAGAGGAGAGTCAATGCCTTTTTGTTTTAGATCCTATGCTACTACTCATGTAGGCCAAGATTTATTtagcttttgccttttttttttttttttttttttgacaatcaCGTCAATCACTCTGTTGACTTATGTTGAGGTAGTCGGAATTCCTAAGACTGACTCTGCTGCTGTGTTCATCCATTTGGTACTTGCACAGTTGTGTTTTAGGACTCGGAATGCACTCTTTAAGTTGATCTCTTTCTCTTCACCTTGTTAAATTTAGCCTATTATTCCTGCTTGTCAAGCTTATTTTGAATCCTAAATGTCGTCCGGTTGACTAGCTTTCTTTCCGTCTATCATCTGCAGATTTGCTTAGTATGCTTTTGGTGTGTTCATACAactaactatttaaaaatatcaagaagGGAAATTTGCAGCTCAACTCTTTTCAGCCTGATTGGAGACTTTTCTCCCATGTTGAAATCAGTCTGTCAAATAAGGGTTAGTGCTGTTCATCTACCTTCAGTTACTGTTGTATATAGGATCTGAACTAACAGACCTGTCACAGTACACAAAGTAGGTCCAATTTCTAAGTGTTTTCATGGGCCAGTGCTTCAAGGTCATAAGAAGGCTTATTTCTTGTAAAATAGAGGCCTTTCACATAGTCCAAACTTATTTttgcatgaaaactgacctggtCTGGCTCGTTCTGTGTCATCCTTGGTGACAGAGTCAAGGGAAAATGTTTGAGGGAGCCAAGACCATTATACTTTAATCATAGAATCCTTATTGAATCTAAGAACTTTAAGGATCATCTAGTTCAAGCTTCAAAAATCTGACTGTCAAAACCTCCTAATAATGTACCCTTCTATATACCCTGCTAAATTTGACAACAAGTGTTTACATACTTtattaaaaaggaggaaatatgCCTTACTCTGGAAGGTGCTCTCAGAATTGCAAATAAGGATGGGGAAAGGTTATtgtcttaaaattaaatataatggaTAAAAGTAGCTATCTGAAAGCATGCTTCTAAGAGAATTAACCTACCTTAAGACAGTTTCTAAGTTTTCTTTTAATGAGACTAAGGTATCTTTCAAGTTTCCatcaaagaagagaatgaaatgtAATAATGCAAAAAATCCTAACTTACTCAGCTGCCTTATAACTTGGCCCTCTGAGATAGAAAACTGTGTATAGAAGTGGAAGGGTGGTTATGGCAAGGAGCCTAGAAAGGAGAAGAatgatattttgtttctttatcctTTTCTGAGGTTTATTTGCTTTAAActactgagcgccaaagaattgatgcttttgaactttggtgttgaagaagactcttgagagtcccttggactgcaaggagatccaaccagtccattctgaaggagatcagccctgggatttctttggaaggactgatgctgaagctgaaactccagtactttggccacctcatgtgaagagttgactcattggaaaagactctgatgctgggagggattgggggcaggaggagaaggggacgacagaggatgagatggctggatggcatcactgactggatggacgtgagtctcagtgaactccgggagttggtgatggacagggaggcctggcatgctgcgattcatggggtcacaaagagtcggacacgactgagcgactgaactgaactgaactgaacatagataATAAGGTTAAAGATATGGGGCTACAGGGAATGTATTAtgctttgcttttctgttttgttttttggccaggCTGCATGGCTTTTggtatctcagttccccaactagggactgaagccaggccatggcagtgaaagtccaGAAtcgtaaccactagaccatcagggaacttctgctgttttcttttttttttaaattggggttcTCTTATCTGTTCCCATGGCTTCAGTTGCTTACTATACATTCACTTTACACAAGTGTATGTTCAACTCAGACTTCTTTTCTGAGTTTTAGACCCAGTGTATCCATCTGCCTATGTGGATAGGCATCTCAAATTCACCATTTCCCATATTGAGCTTGTTCTTCCCTTTTCTGTCAAAACTTGTTCCTCCTCTTCTGTTCCTTatctcagagaatggcaccactGTTAGTTCAGTGGCCCAAGCCTGAAACCGTCATATTGTCCTCCCTCTAGTTATTCTACCACCAAATCCTTTTAGGTCTACTTGCTAAATATCTACTGAATCCATGtacttctattttcttattgCCTATTCCTATTCTGGTCCAGGCCACCATCACATTTCACCTCCACTATTGCAACTATCTCTTAATTCATCTACCTGCCCCCACTTTCCTACTCCCAAAGCATTCTCCACACTATAGCCAGAGAACACTTTCTAAAACATAACGCTTCAGTGGCTTCCTAATCCCTGTAAGAGAAAGTCCACAATTCTTTGAGTAGCTTCCAAGATCCTACATCTTGCTCCTGTACCAGCTTCTTTTATCAAAACTTTCTATCTCAAACTCTAAACCCCGTTTTCCATTATTGAGAATTCCATGCTCTCTTCTTCTTGAATCGAAACCTTCACACATGCTATTCTAGTATCTGGTTGCAAATTGGTGACCGTTTGATCCCCCCACTTTAAAGTTCCCTATTTGTCTTCCATTAGTTTTAGCATCCAGTGATAATCATTATCTGGAGTAgcaaatgtcaacccactccagtattcttgcctggaaaattccatggacaaaggagcctggtgggctaaagtccatgggatcacaaagaatcagacatgactgagcgactaacattaaTGTATGCACAATGATCATTGTCTAAATCAGTTATTTTATAAGAGGCTTCAAACTGGTAATTTTTCTAGTTCTATCATTCTTTCTACATCTATTAGCTGGAAATCTTTTGTAAAGAATTTTCTCTGACTGGCTAGGTCTATTTGGTATACTGAAACATAGTTTAAACATGATTGGCAGGatgaatatttaattcttttatggttatatttttaaacatttttaaaattagtgacTTGAAGTTTTGGACAATTTTATCAGAAAAACTAAGAGTAGTGGTTGTGTTTTCAGAGTAGCAGATTAAAAGCCTACAGGGTAAATTAAGCATTATACATAagcaatgaaaaatagaaaatatttttgtaatattagTTATTAAATGAAAACTGGATGAATTTTTGAAGTTTAACTTGAGTGAGAGAAAGGCAGTGCTAgtagtgaagaacccacctgccaatgcaggagacttaagagtcatggatttgatccctgggtggggaagatttcctggaggagggcatggcaacccactccaatattcttgcttggagaatcccatggacagaggagcctggtgggctacagtccatagggtctcaaagagtcagacatgactgaagtgacttagcatgcatacacttAGAGGAAGAAGATGTAGGTAGATACTAACAGTGCTTTGAAGGGATCTACGGAGTATTTTCAAGAGTTTTTAGAATTTGATGGCACTGgttcttatgtttatttatttatttttataaataatatctgGCAGTTTATTAAAAAATGGAACATACTGAACAACAAACTATCTTTCatctttcaggaagaaaaaacacTAAATTTGAAAAGACATCACCCACTGAATTTGGACACAACACCTCTACTTAATTAAGAGAAACATTTGTACAGTCCAGGTCTTTATTTTTACACCCATCAGGCCATAAATTCATAGGGAATGGGCTCCAACAGTTTGGGTTCCTTTCCATTGGTCCTCCCAAAGTGTGCTTCTCTGGGTGGAGCAGGCTGGCACTTCAGCTGAACCCAAGTCCCTTTCtctttgacttccttctttttctgatcattttCCTTCATACATTTCAGGAAGCTATCTCGGCTCTTAGAGTGCTTAATATGCTCCATACGCACCttaattctcttggcaagaatcttGTCCTTAACTTGTTTGTTTACAATGATGACAACAGCATGCTGGGTAACATTGTAGACTCTCCCAGTTTTGCCATGGCAACATTCATGGGGCATTCCTTTTTGAACAGTACCCATTCCCTTGATATCTACAATATCACCCTTCTTGTAGATTCGCATGTATGTGGCCAAAGGAACAACTCCATGTTTTCTAAAAGGCCTAGAGAACATGTAGTGGGTGcccctcttctttccctttgtGTTGGTCATTTTGGCGAATTACTGGAAAATGGTGGTTCTGGCTGAAAAGCTGGTTCTTATGTTTAATTTCACTAAGGATTTAAGCTATTTCCATTTCTGTGACTGGTGTAACACCAACACTTCCCTTGTACTCAGCAACCAGGGCCCACAGTCAGGGGAAATTTTCAAGTTACAAATGGAGAGAGGCACATTTTCCCATATGCCAACTGTCAGAAGGGAATTAAAGAGGTACATGTGAGTGCACCTGAGACCAGAGTGATAAAAGATAGAAGGACTTTAATGTTTGGACTTGGGTGTGAGGAGGGACCAGATCTAGGGTAAAGCAAAATGAGATGCCTGTAGTGCCGATGCTACACTTGCTTGACCCTGAGAGTGAGTGCCTCCTTAAATGTTGTGCTGTAAGATAGTGACTTTTGAGCTCTCTCAGTGGGAAACAGTCCAGTGAGATCCATGGAAGGACGTGGTACAGCAGTTCCTAGGTACAGTTTGAAACTGAGCAAAGACTCTAAGGCTACAGATAAGAACACAGGTATTATATGATAGGAGAAGAAGGTTCAAACCAAAGTAGATTGAATATTGGAGGTCAAGAAAGGGTTCATGGAGACTTGTACTGATGTCAGAAAGCTCTCCTCAGGCCAGAAAGTTTTAGGAGGAAGTGTGATAacaaaaaacagaggaaacaggagCAAAGGCATGGGGATGTGAAATAGGTTTAATGACTGTAATTTAGGGAGTAGTAGGAGATGAGGCTGGGGACTACATTATGTAGAGCTTTACAGACCATGCTATGGATTTGAGCTTTATCTCTGTGGACCTTGGAGAACTACTGAAGTTTTTTTTATACTCAGAAGTTACATGGTCAGATTTGTGACTTTAAATAAATGTCTTCAAATGTACTCATAAAGAGGATTATATAATGAACCTTCATGTACccattaactgctgctgctaagtcacttcagtcatgtccgactctgtgcgaacccatagatggcagcccaccaggcttccccattcctgggattctccaggcaagaacactggagtgggttgccatttccttctccaatgcatgaaagtgaaatgtgaaaatgaagtcactcagttgtgtccgatcctcagataccccatggactgcagccttccaggctcctccatccctgggattttccaggcaagagtactggagtggggtgccattgccttctccagtacccATTAACTACATTCAATAATTACCAAGATTTTGCCAATCTTGTTTCAgctatctcttttttcctttctctttcctttcttttttaaaaaaatttatttattttaattagaggctaattactttacaatattgtattgcttttgcaatacatcaacatgaatctgccacgggtgtacacgtgttcccaatcttgaacccccctcctacctccctccccataccatccctctgggtcatcccagtgcaccagccccaagcatcctgtaccctgcatcaaacctggactggcgatttgtttcttatatgatattatacatgtttcaatgccattctcccaaatcatccccccgtccctctcccacagagtccaaaagattgttctatacatctgtgtctcttttgctgtcttgcatacagggttatcattaccatctttctaaattccatatatatgcgttagtatactgtattggtgtttttctttctggcttacttcactctgtaaaatcagctccagtttcaaccacctcattggaactgattcaaatgtattctttttgatggctgagtaatactccattgtgtatatgtaccacagctttcttatccattcatctgctgatggacatctaggtttcttccatgtcctggctattataaacagtgctgcgatgaacattggggtacacatgtctctttcaattctggtttccttcttttttaaaatttgctgaaatttttttaaaagccaatccCAGGTATCATGTTATTTCACCATATACATTCACTAGGCATGTCTAAAGTACAGACATTTTCTTATATAACAGTTATGCTGTGGTTATgctatcttgctgctgctaagtcacgtcagttgtgtctgactctgtgtgaccccatagacggcagcccaccaggctcctgtccctgggattctccaggcaagaatactggagtgggttgccatttccttctccaatgcatgaaaggaaaagtgaaagtgaagtctctcagtcatgtccgactcttctcgaccccatgaactgcagcctaccaagctcctccatccatgggatttcccaggcaagaatactggagtgggttgccattgctttctccttatgctatcttacaaaattaaaaattccttAATAGTATCTAGTACCCAGTTGATTATAAAATTTCTCAGGTTATCTCAAAAGATTGTCCAACAGTTGGTTTGTTCATATAAAGATCCAAACAATGTTCTCATATTACATTTGGTTATCATCATTTTTACCTTCTTACTGACATTGCTATAGATTAAATGTTTGTGTTCCACCCCCTTCCCCAAGTTTGtatgttgaaacctaacccccattgtgatggtgttaggaggtagGGCATTTAGAAGATGATTACGTCATGAGGATAGAGCCCTCATAAAtaggattagtgcctttataaaaaaGACTTCAGAGAAATCCCTTACCcattccaccatgtgaggacacagagaaaagagagtTGTCTATGAAGAGAGGATCTTACCAGACACTTAATCTGCcaacactttgatcttggacttccctccctGTCTCtagaactataaaaaataaatttatgttatttataagctatggtattttgttatagcagcctggaCAAACAGACTAAAATGAGGTGtaattggagtaggaaatggcaaaccattccggtattcttgcctggagaatcccacggacagaggagcctgctgctaagtcacttcagtcgtgtccgactctgtgcgaccccatagacggcagcccaccaggctcccccgtccctgggattctccaggcaagaacactggagtgggttgccatttccttctccaatgcatgaaagtaaaaagggaaagtgaagttgctcagtcgtgtctgactcttagcgaccccatggactgcagccttccaggctcctccgtccatgggattttccaggcaagagtgctggagtagggtgccatcaccttctccacagaggagcctggcgggttgcaaagagttggacatgactgaccaactgaacacacacacacacatacacacaagtatatggtattttgttatagcagcctggaCGAACAGACCAAGACAAGgtgtaattgacaaataaaagtaGAATATATTTAAGGAATTATCTGGCAgtttagtggttaggactccatgcttctaatgcaggagtccaactttgatccctggtcagggaactaagagcctacaAAGCgctaccagaaagaaaaaaaaagcatatatttaaggtgtacaactttATGATTTGATACAGGTATACACTAGGGAATATTTACCATGACCAGGGAGGATAGGGGTTAAAGGGAAAAATGTTGATCAAGGtatacaaagtttcagttatacaagatggttattatttcttcagttcagttcagttcagtcgctcagtcgtgtccgactcttttcgaccccatgaatcgcagcacaccaggcctccctgtccatcaccaactcccagagttcactcagac from Bos mutus isolate GX-2022 chromosome X, NWIPB_WYAK_1.1, whole genome shotgun sequence encodes:
- the LOC102268725 gene encoding large ribosomal subunit protein eL21, coding for MTNTKGKKRGTHYMFSRPFRKHGVVPLATYMRIYKKGDIVDIKGMGTVQKGMPHECCHGKTGRVYNVTQHAVVIIVNKQVKDKILAKRIKVRMEHIKHSKSRDSFLKCMKENDQKKKEVKEKGTWVQLKCQPAPPREAHFGRTNGKEPKLLEPIPYEFMA